From the genome of Proteus vulgaris, one region includes:
- a CDS encoding fimbrial protein, which translates to MTFKKLSIVGAAVALSLASFGSIADNNGVVNFVGSVVDSPCNIADESLNQTVKFGEISRVFLEQGNERERAFTIKLEQCNFDKFKKDENGEWLPVKTMKIQFDGRSYADATNTLLATDRTKANNVGIAIDTYKFGEATDILAKMRNKQGTNVLEFTALAKAVDASKEVKEGEFSAIADFRISYE; encoded by the coding sequence ATGACATTTAAGAAATTAAGCATCGTTGGCGCTGCAGTTGCATTATCTTTAGCATCATTCGGTTCTATTGCTGATAATAATGGCGTAGTTAACTTCGTTGGTTCAGTTGTTGATTCTCCATGTAACATCGCTGACGAAAGTTTAAATCAAACAGTTAAATTTGGTGAAATTTCTCGTGTGTTCTTAGAGCAAGGTAATGAAAGAGAAAGAGCATTCACTATTAAATTAGAACAATGTAACTTCGACAAATTCAAAAAAGACGAAAATGGCGAGTGGTTACCTGTTAAAACTATGAAAATCCAATTTGACGGACGTTCATATGCAGATGCAACAAATACACTGTTAGCAACTGACAGAACTAAAGCTAACAACGTTGGTATCGCTATCGATACTTACAAATTTGGTGAAGCTACTGATATCTTAGCTAAAATGCGTAACAAACAAGGTACTAACGTACTTGAATTCACTGCTTTAGCTAAAGCTGTTGATGCATCTAAAGAAGTTAAAGAAGGCGAATTCTCTGCTATCGCTGACTTCCGTATTTCATACGAATAA
- a CDS encoding fimbrial protein, whose protein sequence is MKFNKNKYLTILNTMGVLFFVSSVSFAFDDVVKPKVLKGNASLVGSIIASPCSIEMEDRYQYIQFGDISLSAIDNKVKRENLRKKFYIRLSSCVSQYSDTDKKALNIQFNGLEANNDSIFSMSGSSNGLGFYILDEDENIITPNKPYYIDHLIYHTKDAKREPILNYQIELAFTNQIIEAGKHSAFVYFSIDYK, encoded by the coding sequence ATGAAATTTAATAAAAATAAGTATCTGACTATTTTAAATACGATGGGAGTACTATTTTTTGTATCATCAGTCTCTTTTGCTTTTGATGACGTGGTAAAACCCAAAGTTCTCAAAGGTAATGCATCATTAGTTGGCTCAATTATAGCATCGCCTTGCTCTATTGAAATGGAAGATCGTTACCAATATATCCAATTTGGAGATATATCGTTATCTGCTATTGATAATAAAGTAAAGAGAGAAAATTTAAGAAAGAAATTTTATATAAGATTATCGAGTTGTGTTAGTCAATATAGTGATACAGATAAGAAAGCATTAAATATTCAATTTAATGGATTAGAAGCTAATAATGATTCTATATTTTCGATGTCTGGAAGCTCTAATGGATTAGGTTTTTATATTTTAGATGAAGATGAGAATATAATTACCCCTAATAAGCCTTATTATATTGATCATCTTATATATCATACTAAAGATGCAAAAAGAGAACCTATATTAAATTATCAAATTGAACTTGCTTTTACTAATCAAATAATAGAAGCAGGAAAACACTCTGCATTTGTGTATTTTTCAATCGATTATAAATAG
- a CDS encoding fimbria/pilus outer membrane usher protein has protein sequence MNMLISKNMAKVVLLLTMSPCFYAYSVEFNTDILDASDAANIDISQFNSAGYIMPGDYHLTIFSNGERIGPSQKVSVYPIEKTASSENIFNTVCVPSNNLEKLGLTEEAEKKVLTHHDGQCLDLSPLTGTNLTFDLPALALKLTVPQTWLQYSDPSWVPPSRWEEGIVGAFIDYTLSLSGAKYNSGSKSVYASMNGTSGFNMGVWRFRSDYSMSYQKENGGNSSDKHESHNFDFNRFYAYRSIKALAATLTVGENYFYSQLFDAWQYTGITLESDDRMLPPKLVGYAPEIVGVAKTNATIIVKSQDRIILETTVPPGPFRIQTLDSSIQGQLDVTIREDNGEERKFTISTATLPYLTRPGQIRYKLVGGKSRYEDHRLTGDTAIGGEISYGVSNAWSLYGGSQLSQHYQSVAVGVGRDLSMFGALSFDINQSFAKLSESDKQGRSYRVNYSKSFDEVKTNITFAGYRFTDEDYRTLSQAMEERRTGQDAYSPKESYQIYLNKYFDNFSLSLNYQHNTFWNSRSQTQYGIYANTRFSLSKVKIRDINLTLSAFRSQREGVNDDTLSLYVSVPFDQGGNLTFSEQYTKTDGKGRYNHNVGYSGYDEGLSYSMNAGLTHGKEVDSESSFSGYVSKDMSLANLAASASYVPSQYKSLSGTLSGGLTGTSHGLVLHQPAYGDTRLLIETPGIADVPIEGESVKTNAFGLAVIPSVTSFRSSSAAIDVSALPDNYDAIDTMTDVTLTRGAIGYRQMKVIKGYKLFATVKMSDGKHPPFGASIRNKDNVELGIVGDEGIAWVVGVAENEELGVFWGNEKRCTINLPETIDPKTQMLLMPCK, from the coding sequence ATGAATATGCTAATTTCAAAAAATATGGCAAAAGTAGTTTTATTACTCACAATGTCACCGTGCTTCTATGCTTATTCTGTCGAATTTAATACAGATATTCTTGATGCTTCCGATGCTGCAAATATTGATATCAGCCAATTTAATAGTGCTGGTTATATTATGCCAGGGGATTACCATCTTACTATTTTTAGTAATGGTGAAAGGATCGGTCCTAGTCAAAAAGTCTCTGTTTATCCAATTGAAAAAACAGCATCTTCAGAAAATATATTTAATACGGTCTGTGTACCTAGTAATAATCTTGAAAAATTAGGGTTAACAGAAGAAGCAGAAAAAAAAGTTCTAACACACCATGATGGCCAATGTTTAGATCTATCCCCATTAACCGGGACAAATTTAACATTTGATTTGCCCGCACTCGCGCTTAAATTAACGGTTCCACAAACGTGGTTACAATATTCAGATCCTTCATGGGTACCTCCTTCGCGTTGGGAAGAAGGTATTGTAGGTGCATTTATTGATTACACGTTATCACTCAGCGGTGCTAAATATAATTCAGGTTCTAAATCTGTTTATGCATCTATGAATGGTACCAGTGGTTTTAATATGGGCGTTTGGCGTTTTCGTAGTGACTATAGTATGAGTTACCAAAAAGAAAACGGCGGAAATAGCAGTGATAAACATGAATCACATAATTTTGATTTCAATCGTTTCTATGCTTATCGTTCTATTAAAGCGTTGGCCGCGACATTAACTGTTGGTGAAAACTACTTTTATTCACAATTATTTGATGCTTGGCAATACACTGGTATCACCTTAGAAAGTGACGATCGCATGTTACCACCTAAGTTGGTGGGCTATGCGCCAGAAATTGTTGGTGTAGCAAAAACAAATGCGACCATTATTGTTAAAAGCCAAGATCGTATTATTTTAGAAACAACGGTTCCACCTGGACCATTTAGAATTCAGACCTTGGATAGCTCTATCCAAGGGCAGCTAGATGTCACAATTCGTGAAGATAATGGTGAAGAACGTAAGTTTACTATTTCTACTGCAACACTGCCTTACTTAACTCGCCCTGGGCAAATCCGCTATAAATTAGTGGGGGGGAAATCACGTTATGAAGATCATAGATTAACGGGTGATACTGCAATTGGTGGTGAAATTTCCTATGGTGTGAGTAATGCATGGAGCTTATATGGTGGTAGCCAATTATCTCAACACTATCAATCTGTTGCGGTTGGTGTTGGGCGTGACCTTTCTATGTTTGGTGCGCTCTCTTTTGATATCAACCAATCATTTGCCAAATTATCAGAGAGTGATAAACAAGGTCGTTCATATCGTGTGAACTACTCGAAATCATTTGATGAAGTAAAAACCAATATTACCTTTGCTGGTTATCGTTTTACGGATGAAGACTATCGTACCTTAAGTCAAGCTATGGAAGAGCGAAGAACTGGGCAGGATGCTTATTCTCCAAAAGAAAGTTACCAAATTTATTTAAATAAATATTTTGATAATTTCTCATTATCGCTTAATTATCAACATAATACTTTCTGGAATAGTCGCTCTCAAACGCAATATGGTATTTATGCAAATACGCGATTCTCTTTATCTAAAGTGAAGATCCGCGATATTAACTTAACACTTTCAGCTTTTCGCTCTCAGCGTGAAGGCGTGAATGATGATACGCTAAGTTTGTATGTATCTGTGCCTTTCGATCAAGGTGGCAACCTGACTTTCTCTGAACAATATACAAAAACAGATGGAAAAGGACGCTACAACCATAACGTGGGCTATAGTGGATATGATGAAGGTTTAAGCTACAGTATGAATGCAGGCTTAACACATGGAAAAGAAGTCGATTCAGAATCTTCATTTAGTGGTTATGTTAGTAAAGATATGAGTCTTGCAAACCTTGCAGCAAGTGCAAGTTATGTACCTAGTCAATATAAGAGTTTAAGCGGAACACTTTCAGGTGGTTTAACAGGAACATCTCATGGTTTGGTGCTTCATCAACCTGCTTATGGGGATACACGCTTACTTATTGAAACTCCGGGAATAGCGGATGTTCCGATTGAAGGTGAATCAGTAAAAACTAACGCATTTGGATTAGCTGTTATACCTAGTGTTACTAGTTTCCGTAGTTCATCAGCAGCGATTGATGTGAGTGCATTACCGGATAATTATGATGCTATTGATACGATGACAGATGTCACTTTAACAAGAGGTGCAATTGGTTATCGTCAAATGAAAGTAATTAAAGGCTATAAGCTATTTGCCACAGTTAAGATGAGTGATGGTAAACATCCACCATTTGGGGCAAGTATTCGTAATAAAGATAATGTGGAATTAGGTATTGTTGGAGACGAAGGTATAGCTTGGGTAGTTGGTGTTGCTGAAAATGAAGAACTGGGCGTCTTCTGGGGAAATGAAAAGCGTTGCACCATTAATTTACCTGAAACCATTGATCCAAAAACACAAATGCTATTAATGCCATGTAAGTGA
- a CDS encoding fimbrial biogenesis chaperone, producing the protein MKKEFNKTVISTLFISLMGISSVAQSAVTLDRTRVIFPGTEKSINITIRNDNPTLPYLAQTWIDDANEKKLTTGPLIATPPIQRLDPKSSSIVQISTTPSIASLPKDRETVFYYNLREVPPKSEEANVLQIALQSRVKLFYRPAEILSQADSMWFHSVTLTPSAKGYTVNNVTPFYLTVIGLASTQKASETGAFSVVMIPPKSDHEFAVPKTNVPYMTIINDYGGKPTLQFKCEQAKCTVAKEM; encoded by the coding sequence ATGAAAAAAGAATTTAATAAAACTGTTATTTCCACTCTTTTCATCTCATTAATGGGGATCTCTAGTGTTGCTCAAAGTGCAGTAACACTAGATAGAACGAGAGTGATTTTTCCTGGAACTGAAAAATCGATTAACATTACTATTCGTAATGATAATCCAACGCTTCCTTATTTAGCACAAACATGGATTGATGATGCTAATGAGAAAAAATTAACAACAGGACCATTAATTGCGACGCCGCCGATCCAGCGTCTAGATCCTAAATCATCAAGTATCGTACAAATTAGTACGACACCTTCTATCGCATCATTACCAAAAGATAGAGAGACTGTTTTTTACTATAACTTACGTGAAGTTCCACCTAAATCTGAAGAAGCGAACGTTTTACAAATTGCATTACAAAGTCGAGTAAAATTGTTTTATCGTCCGGCAGAAATTCTGTCCCAAGCAGACAGCATGTGGTTCCATAGTGTGACATTAACACCGTCAGCGAAAGGGTATACCGTGAATAACGTGACACCTTTTTATTTAACTGTGATTGGATTGGCTTCAACACAAAAAGCATCTGAAACAGGTGCCTTTAGCGTTGTGATGATCCCTCCTAAATCAGATCATGAATTCGCTGTACCTAAAACGAATGTTCCCTATATGACCATTATTAATGATTACGGCGGAAAACCGACGCTGCAATTTAAGTGTGAACAAGCTAAATGCACAGTAGCAAAAGAAATGTAA
- a CDS encoding fimbrial protein — protein MNKLIYLLLPLCSLSTYSYAGGSLDISFMGNLVSTGCKLPESPYNLEVQLNKISSKYLYEYGRSQPVDFSIPIVDCYVSDLNKTISIKLNSNTLVTDKGISYLKTEGGSNVLLGLLDNNDTVIKFNEKIDMARVLVTGQNEQNLLNFKVYARPPVTGDLKEGAFSSTITFNIDYQ, from the coding sequence ATGAATAAATTGATTTATCTACTATTGCCATTATGTAGCCTCTCCACTTATAGCTATGCAGGTGGTTCATTAGATATTTCTTTTATGGGAAATCTAGTTTCTACAGGATGTAAGCTCCCTGAATCGCCTTATAACTTAGAGGTTCAGCTTAATAAAATTAGTAGTAAATATCTTTATGAATATGGACGTTCTCAACCTGTCGATTTTTCTATACCCATTGTTGATTGTTATGTGAGTGATTTAAATAAAACAATTTCAATAAAATTAAATAGTAATACTCTTGTAACAGATAAAGGTATTAGCTATTTAAAAACAGAAGGTGGCTCTAATGTTTTATTAGGTCTACTGGATAACAATGATACAGTCATTAAATTTAATGAAAAAATTGATATGGCTCGTGTTTTAGTGACAGGTCAAAATGAGCAAAATTTATTGAATTTTAAGGTTTATGCACGTCCACCTGTTACAGGGGATTTAAAAGAAGGTGCATTTTCATCGACCATTACATTTAATATTGATTATCAATAG
- a CDS encoding fimbrial protein, translating into MKKIILALTIGLLYVPISSAEIHITVNATLINPACTVTDAKGAKELFIDFQNVDVNAIVKTPPKTFDVLIKDCNLNKMMNLYLSPKDNGYFSYNGVDVLATTTDQLGIEFSDITSGKRKINVQRYERITPILSSSNSGKISLSTQLVSNRSGTQLKMGPFTANVSLLVDYN; encoded by the coding sequence ATGAAAAAAATAATACTAGCGCTAACTATTGGCTTATTATATGTACCTATTTCATCGGCTGAAATCCATATTACAGTTAATGCGACACTAATTAATCCTGCATGTACAGTGACGGATGCTAAAGGAGCCAAAGAGCTATTTATTGATTTTCAAAATGTGGATGTTAACGCAATAGTAAAAACACCACCAAAAACCTTTGATGTATTAATTAAAGATTGTAACTTAAATAAAATGATGAATTTATATCTTTCTCCTAAAGATAATGGTTATTTTTCTTATAATGGTGTTGATGTATTAGCCACAACAACAGATCAATTAGGAATTGAATTTTCTGATATTACCAGTGGTAAACGTAAAATTAATGTTCAGCGTTATGAACGTATTACACCAATTCTTAGTAGCAGTAATTCAGGGAAAATATCACTAAGCACTCAGTTAGTATCAAATCGATCTGGCACACAGCTTAAAATGGGACCTTTTACAGCTAATGTTTCGTTATTAGTTGATTATAATTAG
- a CDS encoding fimbrial protein: MTNLKNKMNKLLFLIFILSLSSLSFYSHAAPDCVNNGGIKHGTMDARGGTIELKGMVKKNQEVARFTFKRDGSDVAVADCPDGAEFYAYATYSEASGVMPTYYGDIDGRPAYYVVRNGPTVGLDDYAYVLIENQSGLAFRSQPGQEIPVNAPKLNTRDATVIVYSTKDNPKSHRFTTQYIGSILINRFNSGGGTTAVGFSYRLSVNIISAPTSCSAENTNLEMNLPKMPITAFSDIGFPRDNQYVEDHLRINCTGNSSAKIKLMAHNTTSYDGQKTIIKPDNEGDRNNAKGIGFVVSSPLNDNTVLINNQFVKLADLTSGINSVPLKAEYYRYGDEIKPGKLSASTNFVLEFN; this comes from the coding sequence ATGACTAATTTAAAAAATAAGATGAATAAATTATTATTTCTAATTTTTATTCTTAGTTTATCTTCTCTCTCATTTTACAGCCATGCGGCACCAGATTGTGTTAATAACGGCGGTATTAAACATGGCACAATGGATGCCAGAGGTGGCACAATTGAACTAAAAGGAATGGTCAAAAAAAATCAAGAGGTGGCGCGTTTTACATTTAAACGTGATGGCTCTGATGTTGCTGTTGCGGATTGCCCAGATGGTGCTGAGTTTTATGCTTATGCAACATATAGCGAGGCAAGTGGTGTAATGCCAACATATTATGGAGATATTGATGGTAGGCCCGCATATTATGTTGTACGCAATGGCCCTACAGTAGGCTTAGACGATTATGCTTATGTTCTAATCGAAAACCAATCTGGTCTTGCATTTAGAAGCCAACCTGGACAAGAAATCCCAGTTAATGCACCTAAACTTAATACCAGAGACGCCACAGTAATTGTTTACTCTACTAAAGATAATCCTAAATCACACCGTTTTACGACTCAATATATTGGCTCTATATTAATTAATCGGTTTAATTCAGGTGGTGGCACAACAGCGGTTGGTTTTAGTTATCGTCTATCGGTAAATATTATTAGTGCACCAACATCTTGTAGTGCAGAAAATACTAATCTTGAAATGAATTTGCCTAAAATGCCTATTACCGCATTTTCTGACATCGGTTTTCCTCGCGATAATCAGTATGTAGAAGATCATCTCAGAATAAACTGTACAGGTAACAGCTCTGCTAAAATTAAACTGATGGCACACAACACCACCAGTTATGATGGACAAAAAACGATTATCAAACCCGATAATGAAGGTGATAGGAATAATGCTAAAGGCATAGGCTTTGTAGTTTCATCCCCTTTAAATGATAATACGGTATTAATTAATAATCAGTTTGTAAAACTGGCTGATTTAACCAGTGGGATCAATAGTGTTCCATTAAAAGCTGAATATTATCGTTATGGTGATGAGATAAAACCCGGCAAACTTAGTGCCTCTACAAATTTTGTATTAGAGTTTAATTAA